From Diospyros lotus cultivar Yz01 chromosome 4, ASM1463336v1, whole genome shotgun sequence, a single genomic window includes:
- the LOC127799704 gene encoding uncharacterized protein LOC127799704, producing the protein MDYRVKHSYTIQFEAGCKNVNCKFMLRARCGPGCSFWHVVKFMPSHMCTLNVYDSHFRSVKAIVIESLFSKKVASSKYTPRMLMGELLEQHGVQIIYTKAWRPCLHGFRSYIRPVVAVDATHLKDEHKWVIFVTTYKDGEEMIYPIAFRFADGESDRSWIWFLTKLKEAIGVREDLVIISDHHQSIANAMSHVFPFVPHVFCFFHLKQNLKKHCRQRKDVMTAFYLAAYSYTIIECDTYLAEI; encoded by the exons atGGACTATCGAGTCAAACATTCGTACACAATTCAATTTGAGGCTGGTTGCAAGAATGTGAACTGCAAATTTATGCTTCGTGCAAGATGCGGACCTGGTTGTTCATTTTGGCATGTGGTGAAATTTATGCCAAGTCACATGTGTACTCTAAACGTCTACGATTCACATTTTCGAAGTGTGAAGGCTATTGTCATCGAAAGTTTGTTCTCAAAAAAAGTGGCAAGTAGTAAATATACACCTAGAATGCTAATGGGGGAGTTACTGGAGCAGCATGGTGTGCAAATTATATACACTAAAGCTTGGAG ACCTTGCCTTCATGGTTTCCGGTCTTACATAAGACCGGTTGTTGCCGTTGATGCCACACATTTGAAAGATGAACACAAATGGGTGATATTCGTTACCACTTACAAAGATGGGGAGGAAATGATTTATCCCATCGCTTTTAGATTTGCAGATGGTGAGTCTGACAGATCATGGATATGGTTTTTGACGAAATTGAAAGAGGCTATCGGAGTGCGAGAAGATTTAGTCATCATTTCCGATCATCACCAAAGCATTGCGAATGCGATGAGCCATGTCTTCCCTTTTGTCCCacatgtcttttgtttcttccaccttaagcaaaacttgaagaaacATTGTAGACAGAGAAAAGATGTGATGACTGCATTCTACCTTGCAGCATACAGTTACACCATAATAGAGTGTGATACATACTTGGCAGAAATATAG